One region of Duncaniella freteri genomic DNA includes:
- a CDS encoding NigD-like protein yields the protein MKKFNFLFAAVMMFGSAALFQSCDDDDDVDLRLPTAIVTVCPEEDGSFVMNLDNETVLQPTNMNKSPFGKKEVRALVNYTETVASEGKSVLRNVQINWIDSIRTKAPVMTTENNDEAFGKDPIDIIADWVTVAEDGYITLRVRTIWGNNRVPHVINLVTGVNPSDPYEMELRHDAKGDVNGYMGDALIAFNLNALPDFKDTVKIKLKWQSFSGEQSTEFDLKMRGNAPSEAMLDNSLCRRLVE from the coding sequence ATGAAAAAGTTCAATTTTCTTTTTGCAGCTGTCATGATGTTTGGGTCTGCTGCATTGTTTCAGTCGTGTGATGATGACGACGATGTGGATCTCAGACTCCCGACTGCTATTGTCACAGTATGCCCTGAAGAGGATGGGTCTTTCGTGATGAATCTCGACAACGAGACTGTGCTCCAGCCCACTAATATGAACAAATCTCCGTTTGGTAAAAAGGAGGTCCGCGCACTGGTTAACTATACTGAGACTGTGGCGTCAGAGGGTAAGAGTGTGTTGCGTAATGTTCAGATCAACTGGATTGACAGTATCCGCACCAAAGCTCCTGTCATGACTACTGAAAACAATGATGAGGCTTTCGGCAAAGACCCCATCGATATTATAGCCGACTGGGTGACCGTAGCCGAGGATGGTTACATCACTTTGCGTGTCCGCACTATATGGGGTAACAATCGAGTGCCTCATGTTATCAATCTTGTGACCGGTGTAAATCCCTCGGACCCCTATGAAATGGAGCTGCGTCACGATGCCAAGGGTGATGTCAATGGTTATATGGGTGATGCGCTTATAGCTTTCAATCTAAATGCACTGCCTGACTTCAAGGACACAGTGAAAATAAAACTTAAATGGCAGTCATTCTCCGGAGAACAATCGACCGAATTCGACCTTAAGATGCGAGGGAATGCTCCTTCTGAAGCGATGCTGGATAATTCCCTATGCAGAAGGTTGGTGGAATAA
- a CDS encoding murein hydrolase activator EnvC family protein — MPFALRPTLRLFAAIAVTVGIAMGVTADMSAASPKRKRSSRQPARSMETIQKEQDRTQRKISETSTRLNTTGKELKRQLNSLNSLNADIRQQDATVRQLRSRIDSIGAQITTTSDSIAVLEHDLDGLRAAYAKALRGLQPSAGDMNALSFIFSSGSFREAYSRMRYLSRFSEWRKRKVADIDESIGRISERRQHLTGLRHSQDQAFRQAEDARRTLAQKQSESEKLVTSLRRQDSQLRAELAKQKRQARELDRELDRIIAAEQARIAREEAAARKREQAANKAKSKGSKGSSGKNDEPSARDIASARARTQSAASTSASQLSGSFTSNKGRLLFPVGGRYKIVRQFGRQPHPTQRHVTIDNSGIDIEVSRGSTARAVFEGTVSAIFRQDGFHTIVMLRHGKYLTIYAGLASTSVRQGEKVKTGQTLGTIYSDPADSDRTLLHFEVRDERRKLNPSAWVR; from the coding sequence ATGCCATTCGCGCTAAGACCAACATTACGCCTATTTGCCGCCATAGCCGTCACTGTAGGGATAGCTATGGGGGTGACTGCCGACATGTCGGCTGCATCCCCTAAACGAAAGCGATCCTCCCGCCAGCCGGCTCGCTCCATGGAGACCATCCAGAAAGAGCAGGACCGTACGCAGCGCAAGATATCCGAGACATCGACACGGCTCAACACTACCGGCAAGGAGCTCAAACGCCAGCTCAACTCACTCAACTCGCTGAATGCCGACATCCGTCAACAGGATGCCACAGTGCGTCAGCTCCGGTCGCGTATCGATTCCATAGGAGCGCAGATCACCACTACCTCCGATTCGATAGCTGTGCTTGAGCATGATCTCGATGGGCTTCGGGCTGCATATGCCAAGGCTCTCAGGGGGCTTCAGCCTTCTGCCGGTGACATGAATGCCCTTTCATTCATATTCTCTTCCGGAAGTTTCAGGGAAGCTTACAGCCGCATGCGCTATCTCAGCCGATTCAGCGAGTGGCGAAAGCGCAAGGTAGCCGACATCGACGAGTCCATAGGCAGGATATCCGAACGACGTCAGCATCTCACAGGGTTGCGTCACAGCCAGGATCAGGCGTTCCGCCAGGCAGAGGATGCTCGCCGTACCCTTGCCCAGAAACAGTCAGAGAGCGAAAAACTTGTGACCTCACTGCGCCGTCAGGATTCTCAGCTAAGGGCGGAACTCGCCAAGCAGAAACGTCAGGCACGTGAGCTCGACCGGGAGCTTGACCGTATCATCGCTGCCGAGCAGGCACGTATAGCGCGCGAGGAAGCTGCCGCCCGAAAACGTGAGCAGGCTGCGAACAAAGCAAAGTCCAAAGGGTCGAAGGGCTCATCAGGCAAGAATGATGAGCCATCGGCACGCGATATAGCCTCTGCGCGGGCTCGCACACAGTCTGCCGCATCCACTTCTGCATCACAGCTGTCAGGCTCATTCACATCCAATAAGGGACGGTTGCTGTTCCCTGTAGGTGGACGCTATAAGATAGTCAGGCAGTTCGGGCGTCAGCCCCATCCCACACAGCGGCATGTGACGATCGACAATTCTGGTATCGACATAGAGGTGTCGCGTGGCTCTACGGCGAGAGCAGTCTTTGAGGGGACTGTGTCAGCGATCTTCCGACAGGACGGTTTTCATACCATTGTGATGCTCCGCCATGGCAAATACCTTACGATATACGCCGGCCTTGCTTCTACATCGGTGCGCCAGGGAGAGAAAGTCAAGACAGGTCAGACTCTCGGCACCATATATTCCGATCCTGCCGATTCCGACCGTACCCTCCTTCATTTCGAGGTCCGCGACGAGAGGCGCAAGCTGAATCCATCAGCCTGGGTGAGATAG
- a CDS encoding DUF4292 domain-containing protein, protein MSYLRLLFITSIILLLGACGSSRKASQTGGAGTYVPAGDNDSGYMRWDDIRIPVNVNIEKPKSLRVSGTMTMVRDKSIHLSLRFFGMEVAAAYVTGDSVFAYAKMQRVYVAESIRDALGGVNATVGDVQSLLLGSPVSLPEAVGGAGIDVTALESTGQPLSVSVSLPSGRTASVEYTPLESLPLASDLRVSASSGKHELAASIEYDWRKAEVDKGNIRTFSIPRNYQRIKGSSLLRSLTRL, encoded by the coding sequence ATGTCATATTTACGGTTATTATTCATCACATCTATAATCCTGCTCCTCGGTGCGTGTGGATCTTCGCGTAAGGCGTCGCAGACCGGAGGAGCGGGTACTTATGTGCCTGCGGGCGACAATGACAGCGGCTATATGCGTTGGGACGATATCCGTATCCCTGTGAATGTCAATATCGAAAAGCCCAAGTCATTGCGTGTAAGCGGCACTATGACCATGGTCAGGGACAAGAGCATACATCTTTCGCTACGTTTCTTCGGCATGGAGGTGGCAGCGGCTTATGTCACAGGTGACTCGGTGTTTGCCTATGCCAAGATGCAGCGTGTCTACGTTGCCGAAAGTATCCGTGACGCGCTTGGCGGAGTAAATGCGACAGTCGGGGATGTGCAGTCGCTCCTTCTCGGCAGTCCGGTGTCTCTGCCCGAAGCTGTGGGTGGGGCCGGCATAGATGTGACCGCACTCGAATCAACAGGTCAGCCTCTCTCAGTAAGCGTCAGCCTTCCTTCAGGACGCACAGCCTCGGTGGAGTATACTCCTCTTGAATCCCTTCCTCTTGCCAGTGACCTTCGTGTATCAGCTTCATCGGGCAAGCATGAGCTTGCCGCCTCGATAGAATATGACTGGCGAAAGGCAGAGGTTGACAAAGGCAACATCCGAACTTTTTCAATACCACGCAACTATCAGCGCATCAAGGGCTCGTCACTTCTGCGCTCATTAACCCGACTGTAA
- a CDS encoding tetratricopeptide repeat protein → MKRLPVILIPLVILAMALTATGRGRKPAVPSIEDAAKADYLYLEALRAKSQGNFDAAFSLLSRAKELNPTDMETGLELSNFLLIMSSEPTDTADMSRGVEMLRAYWDANPSDYYTGVKYGLMCQRRLERDEAIRVWGTLHRLYPEKVEIAFQLAEVLAQGGPAADRDRAIAIYDSIEALEGPNLTLSGNKIQLYFNENDTASILAEADRLRESSPSNVEFMVFSGKVYSMFGKREEALKFFDRACELDPSSGLAYYSKAEFYNSVNDSVGYDREVFNALKQNSLDVNTKLSILRGYIQQMYTDSLQRPRIIQLFDTLIVQHPLEHDIHDSYARYLIIARDYAAAAEQEEQTLGLDPADPEGWEMLSSLYLQIDSLDKAEDAIVRSLYYYPDNARQHVVLGSIYTQRKETAKGMEEFRKALSLADKADAELLSSIYTSIGDNMYQQQLSDSSYVYYRKALQYNPGNMLALNNCAYHMAVEGKDLDEALHMIEKVMNEEKDNPTSLDTYAWVLFKRKDYAKAREMIDRTIELTDESDMSADVLEHAGDIYFMDGEPDMAVDFWKRAMKYDPDNELLQRKVRHKTYFFK, encoded by the coding sequence ATGAAGCGACTTCCAGTTATATTGATCCCTTTGGTGATTCTGGCGATGGCACTTACAGCCACCGGCAGAGGGCGTAAGCCGGCGGTCCCCTCCATCGAGGATGCCGCCAAGGCTGACTATTTGTATCTCGAAGCCCTGCGTGCGAAATCGCAAGGGAACTTCGATGCAGCCTTTTCGCTCCTGTCACGGGCTAAGGAACTCAACCCCACTGATATGGAGACAGGGCTTGAGCTTTCCAACTTCCTGCTCATCATGTCGTCGGAACCGACTGACACTGCCGATATGTCAAGGGGTGTGGAGATGCTTAGGGCATATTGGGATGCCAATCCTTCCGATTATTATACCGGGGTGAAGTATGGTCTGATGTGCCAGCGACGCCTTGAGCGCGACGAGGCAATACGTGTGTGGGGCACACTCCACCGCTTGTATCCCGAGAAAGTTGAGATAGCGTTTCAGCTTGCCGAGGTTCTTGCTCAGGGTGGACCTGCCGCCGACCGTGACCGGGCAATAGCAATCTACGACTCAATCGAGGCTCTTGAGGGTCCGAATCTCACCCTTTCGGGTAATAAGATTCAGTTGTATTTCAATGAAAACGATACTGCATCCATTCTCGCTGAGGCTGACCGCTTGAGGGAATCATCACCCTCTAACGTGGAGTTCATGGTGTTTTCAGGTAAGGTCTATTCGATGTTCGGAAAAAGGGAGGAGGCTCTCAAGTTTTTCGACCGGGCGTGTGAGCTTGATCCTTCAAGCGGACTCGCATACTATTCCAAGGCGGAGTTCTATAATTCGGTAAATGACTCTGTGGGATATGACCGCGAGGTGTTCAACGCCTTAAAGCAGAACAGCCTTGACGTCAACACCAAGCTTTCCATACTGCGTGGCTATATTCAGCAGATGTATACCGACTCGCTCCAGCGTCCGCGTATCATACAGCTTTTCGATACTCTGATCGTGCAGCATCCTCTTGAACATGACATTCATGACTCGTATGCCAGATATCTTATCATAGCCAGGGATTATGCAGCTGCCGCCGAGCAGGAAGAGCAGACCCTTGGGCTTGATCCTGCCGATCCTGAGGGGTGGGAGATGCTCTCATCGCTTTATCTTCAGATCGACAGTCTGGATAAAGCCGAGGATGCAATAGTCCGTTCACTGTATTATTATCCCGACAATGCACGTCAGCATGTGGTGCTCGGGTCCATCTACACCCAGCGCAAGGAGACTGCCAAGGGTATGGAGGAGTTCAGGAAGGCTCTCAGCCTTGCTGACAAGGCTGATGCCGAGTTGCTGTCAAGCATATATACTTCGATAGGCGACAACATGTATCAGCAGCAGTTGTCTGACAGTTCGTACGTGTACTACCGCAAGGCATTGCAGTATAATCCGGGCAATATGCTTGCTCTCAACAACTGCGCCTATCATATGGCTGTTGAAGGGAAGGATCTTGATGAGGCTCTGCACATGATAGAGAAGGTAATGAATGAGGAGAAGGACAATCCTACCTCGCTCGATACATATGCCTGGGTGCTATTCAAGCGCAAGGACTATGCCAAGGCTCGTGAGATGATCGACCGCACTATCGAACTCACTGACGAGTCTGATATGAGTGCCGATGTCCTTGAGCATGCCGGTGACATTTACTTTATGGACGGGGAGCCTGACATGGCTGTCGACTTTTGGAAGCGCGCAATGAAGTATGATCCCGACAATGAGCTCTTGCAGCGCAAGGTGCGTCACAAGACATATTTCTTTAAATAG
- the dut gene encoding dUTP diphosphatase, with the protein MNVKVINDSPYGLPAYETPSSAGMDVRANISEPVTLGPLERRLIPTGLRIQLPQGYECQIRPRSGLALKHGISLVNTPGTVDADYRGDIGIIVINLSNEPYTIAPGERIAQMVIKQYVHVTWEPVRRIDETVRGDGGFGHTGTD; encoded by the coding sequence ATCAATGTAAAAGTCATCAACGATTCCCCTTACGGACTTCCTGCCTATGAGACACCATCGTCGGCAGGTATGGATGTGAGGGCAAATATATCTGAGCCTGTGACTCTCGGGCCACTTGAGCGTCGTCTGATACCCACCGGTCTGCGCATACAGCTCCCGCAGGGGTATGAATGCCAGATACGTCCGCGTTCGGGGCTCGCTCTCAAGCATGGGATATCTTTGGTCAACACCCCTGGCACTGTTGATGCCGACTATCGTGGTGACATCGGTATAATAGTGATCAACCTTTCCAATGAGCCTTATACCATAGCTCCCGGTGAACGCATTGCACAGATGGTGATCAAGCAGTATGTGCATGTCACATGGGAGCCTGTAAGACGCATTGACGAGACTGTTCGCGGTGACGGAGGTTTCGGTCACACAGGCACAGACTGA
- a CDS encoding prolyl oligopeptidase family serine peptidase: MKPIQILATAMLTCTMAGCHNSGKINYPEAPQDGTVDTIFGMKVSDIYRPLENDTAPATLAWVEAENKVTQDYLSQIPFRKAIAERLTHLNNYVKRGVPSRENDGKYYYSENDGLKNQAVIYRTDDPLSSEREEFLDPNSLSDDGTVALTGLSQSKDGKYTAYTISRSGSDWTEIYVMDTATKQLLPDHIEWAKFSGAEWDGDGFYYSAYPRPEEGKEFSNANENHQIYYHKIGTPQSDDTLVFSDPANPLHFHGAQVAGKNPVMFVSVGGQGVGNALKMRSNGGWVTVAPDQDYETSVIDVIDGKIYLLTAFGADRRRVMVADVANPGRENWRELIPEGDGVLKGVQLSGKDLYLTYEKDASDHVSIYSLDGKKKSDVKLPGIGSVGFSTSSKYPEDVFYSLSSFTSPATVYKFNPATGESSKVFQPEIEGVNLDDYVTEQVFFTSKDGTKVPMFLTYKKGMERNGKNPVYLYGYGGFNVSLTPGFSANRMLMLENGVMYAQTNLRGGSEYGEAWHEAGTKMKKQNVFDDFISAAEYLVNEGWTSSDYLTIEGGSNGGLLVGATVNQRPDLFKVAFPRVGVMDMMRYHLFTIGWNWASDYGTSADSPEMAKYLLGYSPLHTVRNDGTPYPAIMVTTADHDDRVVPAHSFKYAAALQAADTGDAPKLIRIDSKAGHGAGKPMAKVIEEYADIYSFMFYNLGITPGSVTGDSKK; the protein is encoded by the coding sequence ATGAAACCAATCCAAATCCTTGCAACAGCTATGCTGACTTGTACGATGGCAGGATGCCATAATTCAGGGAAAATCAATTATCCTGAGGCTCCGCAGGATGGCACCGTTGACACCATATTCGGTATGAAGGTGTCAGACATTTATCGCCCTCTTGAGAATGATACTGCGCCTGCAACTCTCGCCTGGGTGGAGGCGGAGAACAAGGTGACACAGGACTATCTGAGTCAGATCCCTTTCCGTAAGGCTATCGCTGAGCGTCTTACTCACCTCAATAACTACGTGAAGCGTGGTGTGCCTTCACGTGAAAACGACGGCAAATACTATTATTCCGAGAATGACGGACTTAAGAACCAGGCGGTCATTTATCGAACCGACGATCCGCTGTCGTCAGAGCGCGAAGAGTTCCTTGACCCCAACTCGCTCAGTGACGACGGCACCGTGGCTCTCACAGGTCTTTCCCAATCGAAGGATGGCAAGTACACAGCCTATACCATAAGCCGCAGCGGTAGTGACTGGACCGAGATATATGTGATGGATACTGCCACCAAGCAGCTTCTTCCCGACCATATTGAATGGGCGAAGTTCTCCGGAGCAGAGTGGGATGGCGACGGTTTCTACTATAGCGCGTATCCGCGTCCCGAAGAGGGCAAGGAGTTCTCTAACGCCAATGAGAACCATCAGATATATTATCATAAGATCGGCACTCCGCAGAGCGACGACACATTGGTGTTCTCTGACCCTGCCAATCCCCTTCATTTCCATGGCGCACAGGTTGCCGGCAAGAATCCTGTGATGTTCGTCTCCGTAGGCGGTCAGGGTGTTGGCAACGCACTCAAGATGCGCAGCAATGGAGGATGGGTCACTGTGGCTCCCGACCAGGACTACGAAACTTCGGTCATAGATGTCATTGACGGCAAGATATATCTTCTCACTGCCTTTGGTGCCGACCGCCGTCGTGTGATGGTGGCTGATGTCGCCAATCCTGGACGCGAAAACTGGCGCGAGCTTATTCCTGAGGGTGATGGTGTGCTCAAGGGTGTGCAGCTCTCGGGCAAGGACCTCTATCTCACTTACGAGAAGGATGCTTCCGACCATGTGTCAATATACTCGCTTGACGGCAAGAAGAAATCGGATGTCAAGCTGCCCGGTATCGGTTCTGTAGGTTTCTCCACATCAAGCAAATATCCTGAGGATGTGTTCTACAGTCTCAGTTCGTTCACATCACCTGCCACTGTGTACAAGTTCAATCCCGCCACCGGCGAGAGCTCCAAGGTGTTCCAGCCTGAGATCGAGGGTGTGAATCTTGACGACTATGTTACCGAACAGGTGTTCTTCACATCCAAGGATGGTACAAAGGTGCCTATGTTCCTAACCTACAAGAAAGGGATGGAGCGCAACGGCAAGAACCCTGTCTACCTCTACGGTTACGGAGGCTTCAATGTGTCCCTCACTCCTGGATTCTCAGCCAACAGGATGCTGATGCTTGAGAATGGTGTTATGTATGCCCAGACCAATCTCCGTGGTGGTTCGGAGTATGGTGAGGCATGGCATGAAGCCGGCACCAAGATGAAGAAACAGAATGTGTTTGACGACTTCATCTCAGCAGCTGAATATCTCGTGAATGAAGGCTGGACCTCTTCGGACTATCTCACCATCGAGGGTGGCAGCAACGGAGGTCTCCTTGTGGGAGCTACAGTCAATCAGCGTCCCGACCTCTTTAAAGTGGCATTCCCCCGAGTGGGAGTGATGGATATGATGCGTTATCATCTGTTCACTATCGGTTGGAACTGGGCTTCCGACTACGGTACATCAGCCGACTCTCCTGAGATGGCAAAATACCTGCTCGGCTACTCGCCTCTTCATACAGTGCGTAATGATGGCACTCCCTATCCTGCCATTATGGTTACCACTGCCGATCATGACGACCGCGTGGTGCCCGCCCACTCGTTCAAGTATGCCGCAGCTCTTCAGGCTGCCGATACCGGTGATGCTCCCAAGCTCATCCGTATAGATTCCAAGGCTGGTCATGGCGCAGGCAAGCCCATGGCTAAGGTGATAGAGGAGTACGCTGATATCTACTCCTTTATGTTCTACAATCTCGGCATAACCCCCGGGAGTGTGACTGGCGATTCTAAAAAGTGA
- a CDS encoding sigma-70 family RNA polymerase sigma factor, which produces MQDMTKLADRDLVVAYANDSNEAFDILLERHKDRIYTYIFRIVKNRELTDDIFQETFVKAIMTIKQKRYSEHGKFSGWLTRIAHNLIIDYYRQEKVENTLSTDDDNNDLLNRRDLCEGTVEDEMVEMQIDEDLRRMVMELPDPQREVLVMRFYRNMSFKEIADATKVSINTALGRMRYAIINMRRMAEEKNIVLAV; this is translated from the coding sequence ATGCAAGACATGACTAAGCTCGCCGACCGTGATCTGGTCGTAGCTTACGCCAATGATAGTAATGAAGCGTTTGACATCCTGCTTGAACGCCATAAGGACAGGATATATACCTATATCTTTCGTATAGTAAAGAACAGGGAGCTTACCGACGACATCTTTCAGGAGACGTTTGTCAAGGCTATCATGACAATAAAGCAGAAGCGATATTCCGAACATGGCAAATTCTCGGGATGGCTCACTCGCATAGCCCACAACCTCATAATCGACTATTACAGGCAGGAGAAGGTGGAGAACACACTGTCGACCGACGATGACAACAACGACCTCCTCAACCGCCGCGACCTGTGTGAAGGGACTGTTGAGGACGAGATGGTGGAGATGCAAATCGACGAGGACCTACGCCGCATGGTGATGGAGCTGCCTGACCCTCAGAGAGAAGTTCTCGTGATGCGATTTTACCGGAACATGTCGTTCAAGGAGATCGCAGATGCAACAAAGGTCAGCATCAACACCGCTCTCGGACGCATGCGATATGCCATAATCAATATGCGCCGGATGGCAGAGGAAAAGAACATAGTGCTCGCTGTGTGA
- a CDS encoding porin, producing MKRIDIPKLMLSGFLIMLMCAPSEIKGAENNAANHSKNAGTKSFSYVPEIHGALRTRFEHDFDNGGSRFQVRNARVSLNGYIAPSIDYFIQTDLCDRGKMKILDAWGRIAVAKGLKFQAGQFRLPFGTDAFRGPGNYVFSNRSFIGKDLCNVRGVGAKLSYTIPISGYQQLSIEGGAFNPTSISDHEVWIKELSYAAKGIYTIGNVKLVTGVQSISPDSIRVNLWNASCTWATGRWTLEGEYMNKHYTHNAHKTAHGWLLWADYAMPIKAGMLNRASFQARWDGMTAHSDGKRDDTGALWSTRPARQRVTAGATVTYAHKALHCDLRLDYEKYFYRSGAIVPPGEGDKICAEMVIRF from the coding sequence ATGAAACGTATCGACATCCCGAAGCTAATGCTCTCGGGATTTTTGATTATGCTTATGTGCGCTCCATCTGAAATAAAAGGAGCTGAGAACAATGCCGCAAACCATTCAAAGAATGCCGGGACAAAGAGCTTCAGTTATGTGCCGGAGATCCATGGAGCTCTGCGCACCCGTTTCGAACATGATTTTGACAATGGCGGATCACGATTCCAGGTACGCAACGCACGAGTATCTTTAAACGGCTACATCGCTCCCTCCATCGACTATTTCATACAGACCGACCTGTGCGACCGCGGCAAAATGAAGATCCTGGATGCATGGGGAAGAATCGCTGTGGCAAAGGGGCTGAAATTCCAGGCGGGACAGTTCCGCCTGCCATTCGGCACTGACGCTTTCCGCGGTCCGGGCAACTATGTGTTCTCCAACCGCTCATTCATAGGTAAAGACCTGTGCAACGTGCGAGGTGTTGGAGCCAAACTGTCCTACACCATCCCCATCTCCGGATATCAGCAGCTTTCTATTGAAGGGGGAGCATTCAACCCCACATCAATATCCGACCATGAGGTATGGATAAAGGAGCTGAGCTACGCTGCAAAGGGTATCTACACCATCGGCAATGTCAAACTCGTTACCGGAGTGCAGTCAATATCCCCCGACTCCATCAGGGTAAATCTATGGAACGCATCATGCACATGGGCCACAGGCAGATGGACCCTTGAAGGTGAGTACATGAACAAGCATTACACCCACAATGCCCACAAGACGGCACACGGCTGGCTCCTATGGGCCGACTATGCGATGCCCATTAAAGCGGGTATGCTCAACCGCGCATCATTCCAGGCTCGCTGGGACGGAATGACAGCCCACAGCGACGGAAAGCGCGACGATACCGGAGCTCTATGGTCCACCCGCCCGGCTCGTCAGCGAGTCACTGCAGGAGCCACTGTCACCTATGCCCACAAAGCTCTGCATTGCGACCTAAGGCTCGATTATGAGAAATATTTCTACCGTTCAGGAGCCATCGTTCCCCCTGGAGAGGGTGATAAGATATGTGCAGAAATGGTGATACGGTTTTAA
- a CDS encoding acetyl-CoA hydrolase/transferase family protein, translating into MQNIPNLMSADDAAKLIKSGDHVFIQGSTSVPETLVDAMTRRGDELRGVVLYSGFSVSNREAPYCKPEYKDSFLVDTCFVSSNVRRWIADGYGATTPRFLGEVPALFRDGTWRVDVCLLNCSMPDKDGYVSFGVSADLAFSASECARVVIAQLNPHMPFSYGDPVIHVSRLDAAVLVDDPLVEVPTPEPGPVETAIGEAIAALIPDGATLQIGVGGIPNAVIRALSGHRHLGLHTEAMTDGVLPLIESGVIDNSLKRVMPGKSVACLALGSRGLYDLMDYNKDMVFKDVAWTNDPFVIAQNPKVMAINSCLEIDLTGQICAESIGTRIFSGIGGQHDFVYGASRSEGGCSFLAMTSTTTKGMGKIKPVLTQGAGVATTRFQGNYVVTEHGAVDLRGRNLPERARLLISIANPDDREALDRAAFERFGYSYSRLK; encoded by the coding sequence ATGCAAAATATTCCCAATCTTATGTCGGCAGACGATGCCGCAAAACTCATAAAGAGCGGAGACCATGTGTTTATACAAGGTAGCACATCGGTTCCCGAGACACTTGTGGATGCGATGACCCGCCGGGGCGACGAGCTTCGAGGCGTGGTTCTGTACTCCGGATTCTCTGTGTCGAATCGTGAGGCTCCGTATTGCAAGCCTGAGTATAAGGATTCCTTTCTTGTCGACACTTGCTTCGTGTCGTCCAATGTGCGACGCTGGATTGCTGACGGCTACGGAGCCACAACTCCTCGTTTCCTCGGGGAAGTGCCCGCTCTTTTTCGTGACGGCACCTGGCGTGTGGATGTGTGCCTGCTCAACTGTTCCATGCCCGACAAGGATGGCTATGTGAGTTTCGGAGTGTCCGCCGACCTGGCATTCTCTGCGTCGGAATGCGCCCGCGTGGTAATAGCTCAGCTCAATCCTCACATGCCGTTCAGTTACGGTGACCCTGTCATACATGTGTCGCGTCTTGATGCGGCTGTGCTCGTGGATGATCCGTTGGTAGAAGTCCCCACTCCCGAGCCGGGACCTGTGGAGACTGCCATTGGAGAAGCCATTGCGGCACTCATTCCCGACGGAGCCACTTTGCAGATCGGAGTAGGGGGGATACCTAATGCAGTCATACGTGCTCTCTCCGGTCATCGCCATCTCGGTCTGCACACCGAAGCGATGACCGATGGAGTGCTCCCATTGATAGAGTCGGGCGTGATCGACAATTCTCTCAAGCGTGTTATGCCCGGCAAATCGGTGGCATGTCTCGCTCTCGGATCACGCGGGCTGTACGATCTTATGGATTATAATAAGGATATGGTGTTCAAGGATGTGGCTTGGACTAACGATCCGTTCGTCATAGCGCAGAACCCCAAGGTGATGGCTATCAATTCGTGCCTTGAGATAGACCTTACAGGTCAGATATGTGCCGAATCGATAGGCACACGCATCTTCTCAGGCATAGGCGGACAGCATGATTTCGTTTATGGGGCATCGCGCAGCGAAGGCGGGTGTTCGTTCCTTGCCATGACATCCACCACAACGAAAGGTATGGGCAAGATCAAGCCTGTGCTCACTCAGGGTGCAGGCGTGGCCACAACTCGTTTCCAGGGCAACTATGTGGTGACTGAGCATGGTGCCGTGGATCTGCGTGGTCGCAATCTTCCTGAACGGGCCCGGCTGCTCATATCAATCGCCAATCCCGATGACCGTGAGGCTCTTGACCGCGCGGCATTTGAGCGGTTCGGTTATTCTTATTCACGGTTGAAGTAA